In Bradyrhizobium erythrophlei, a single genomic region encodes these proteins:
- a CDS encoding response regulator: MKTCLVVDDSSVIRKVARRILEGLDFQIVEAEDGEKALEVCKRGLPEAILLDWNMPVMDGYEFLGNLRRMPGGDQPKVVFCTTENDVAHIARALHAGANEYIMKPFDKDIVTAKFQEVGLI, encoded by the coding sequence ATGAAAACATGTCTGGTCGTGGATGACTCGAGCGTCATCCGAAAGGTTGCGAGGCGCATTCTGGAAGGTCTGGATTTCCAGATCGTGGAAGCCGAAGACGGCGAGAAGGCGCTCGAGGTGTGCAAGCGCGGATTGCCGGAAGCCATCCTCTTGGACTGGAACATGCCGGTGATGGACGGTTACGAATTCCTCGGCAATCTCCGTCGTATGCCGGGCGGCGACCAGCCCAAGGTGGTGTTCTGCACGACGGAAAACGATGTGGCTCACATTGCGCGCGCGCTTCACGCCGGCGCCAACGAGTACATCATGAAGCCGTTCGACAAGGACATCGTGACGGCCAAGTTCCAGGAAGTCGGCCTGATCTGA
- a CDS encoding chemotaxis protein CheW: protein MTSKTETVEGAVAEYVTAMIGGQLFGLPISRVQDVFMPERVTRVPLASREVAGVLNLRGRIVTVVNMRARLGMPKNEDGKPPMAVGVDLRGESYGLLIDQIGEVLKLPDDGREENPVNLDPRMAKLAGGVHRLDGQLMVVLDVDRVLELSPEMMAA, encoded by the coding sequence ATGACCAGCAAAACCGAAACCGTCGAAGGCGCCGTCGCCGAGTATGTCACTGCCATGATCGGAGGCCAGTTGTTCGGTCTGCCGATCTCGCGGGTGCAGGACGTGTTCATGCCGGAGCGCGTGACCCGCGTTCCGCTGGCCTCGCGCGAGGTCGCCGGCGTACTCAATCTGCGCGGCCGCATCGTCACCGTGGTCAACATGCGTGCCCGTCTCGGGATGCCGAAGAACGAGGACGGCAAGCCGCCGATGGCGGTCGGCGTAGACCTGCGCGGCGAATCCTATGGCCTCTTGATCGACCAGATCGGTGAAGTGCTGAAGCTTCCCGACGACGGCCGCGAAGAAAACCCGGTCAACCTCGATCCCCGCATGGCCAAGCTTGCCGGCGGCGTGCACCGGCTCGACGGCCAATTGATGGTTGTCCTGGATGTCGATCGGGTACTCGAACTTTCACCTGAAATGATGGCCGCTTGA
- a CDS encoding hybrid sensor histidine kinase/response regulator, with translation MDDLLREFLTETSESLDTVDNQLVRFEQEPNNAKILDNIFRLVHTIKGTCGFLGLPRLEALAHAGETLMGKFRDGMPVTAEAVTLILGSIDRIKEILGGLEATEAEPEGNDQDLIVQLHQMVERGMAAMEAAPVEAAAPPLVPAAPANTEGQLTYQVLERELRPGEVSLDELERAFRETAIEVAAPAPAPVAKAAPKAEASAAPAPKAEAKPAAVAEKAPKSPAKKAKVAVEVDASEGDRVANQSIRVNVDTLEHLMTMVSELVLTRNQLLEISRRNEDTEFKVPLQRLSNVTAELQEGVMKTRMQPIGNAWQKLPRIVRDLSSELQKQIELEMHGADTELDRQVLDLIKDPLTHMVRNSADHGLETPAERAAAGKPETGTIRLSAYHEGGHIIICIADNGRGLNTERIKAKALQNNLVTEAELEKMTEAQIHKFIFAPGFSTAAAVTSVSGRGVGMDVVRTNIDQIGGTIDIKSVSGEGSSVTIKIPLTLAIVSALIVEAGGDRFAIPQLSVVELVRARANSEHRIERIKDTAVLRLRNKLLPLMHLKKLLKIDDGSSSDPENGFIVVTQVGSQTFGIVVDGVFHTEEIVVKPMSTKLRHIDMFSGNTILGDGAVIMIIDPNGIAKALGAAGNAAHEIADENAAHRAATAEQLTSLLVFRAGSDQPKAVPLGLVTRLEEIAADKIELSNGRSMVQYRDQLMPLVQMSGVNVRSSGSQPILVFADDGRSMGLVVDEIIDIVEERLNIEVAGSSEGILGSAVIKGQATEVIDVGHFLPMAFADWFSRKEMRPSQSAQSVLLVDDSAFFRNMLAPVLKAAGYKVRTAPSAQEGLAALRSGQSFDAVLTDIEMPDMNGFEFAETIRADSHLAAMPIIALSSLVSPAAIERGRQAGFHDYVAKFDRPGLIAALKEQTAEMNREAA, from the coding sequence ATGGACGATCTTTTGAGAGAGTTTTTGACGGAGACCAGCGAAAGCCTGGACACCGTCGACAATCAGCTGGTGCGGTTCGAGCAAGAGCCGAACAATGCCAAGATTTTGGACAACATCTTCCGTCTGGTACACACCATCAAGGGAACCTGCGGTTTCCTTGGTTTGCCACGGCTCGAAGCGCTCGCCCACGCCGGCGAAACGCTGATGGGCAAATTCCGTGACGGCATGCCGGTCACGGCCGAAGCGGTGACGCTGATCCTGGGCAGCATCGACCGCATCAAGGAAATTCTCGGCGGGCTGGAAGCGACCGAGGCCGAGCCCGAAGGCAACGATCAGGACCTGATCGTGCAGCTTCACCAGATGGTCGAACGCGGCATGGCCGCGATGGAAGCGGCCCCTGTGGAGGCGGCAGCGCCGCCGCTGGTGCCGGCTGCGCCGGCGAACACCGAAGGCCAATTGACCTATCAGGTGCTGGAACGCGAGTTACGGCCGGGGGAAGTATCGCTCGACGAGCTTGAGCGTGCCTTCCGCGAAACCGCGATCGAAGTTGCGGCGCCCGCGCCGGCGCCGGTGGCAAAGGCGGCGCCGAAGGCCGAAGCCAGCGCTGCGCCCGCTCCCAAAGCGGAAGCCAAGCCGGCGGCTGTGGCCGAAAAGGCCCCCAAGTCCCCCGCCAAAAAGGCAAAGGTCGCGGTGGAAGTGGACGCAAGCGAAGGCGACCGCGTCGCCAACCAGTCGATCCGCGTCAATGTCGATACGCTTGAGCACCTGATGACGATGGTGTCCGAGCTGGTGCTGACGCGTAACCAGCTTTTGGAAATTTCCCGCCGCAACGAGGATACCGAATTCAAGGTGCCGTTGCAGCGGCTGTCGAACGTCACCGCCGAGTTGCAGGAAGGCGTCATGAAGACGCGCATGCAGCCGATCGGCAATGCGTGGCAGAAGCTGCCGCGTATCGTGCGCGACCTCTCGAGCGAATTGCAGAAGCAGATCGAACTCGAGATGCACGGCGCCGACACCGAGCTCGACCGCCAGGTGCTCGATCTGATCAAGGATCCGCTGACGCACATGGTGCGCAACTCGGCCGATCACGGGCTCGAGACGCCTGCCGAGCGCGCCGCCGCCGGCAAGCCGGAGACCGGTACGATCCGTCTCTCCGCCTATCACGAAGGTGGCCACATCATCATCTGCATCGCCGACAATGGCCGCGGTCTCAACACCGAGCGCATCAAGGCAAAGGCGCTTCAGAACAACCTCGTCACCGAGGCTGAACTGGAGAAGATGACGGAAGCGCAGATCCACAAGTTCATCTTCGCGCCGGGCTTCTCGACCGCGGCGGCCGTCACCAGCGTCTCCGGCCGCGGCGTCGGCATGGACGTGGTGCGCACCAACATCGATCAGATCGGTGGCACCATCGACATCAAGTCGGTCTCCGGCGAAGGCTCCTCCGTCACCATCAAGATTCCACTGACGCTTGCGATCGTCTCGGCGCTGATCGTGGAAGCCGGCGGCGATCGCTTCGCCATCCCGCAGCTTTCGGTGGTCGAACTGGTGCGAGCGCGCGCCAACTCCGAACACCGCATCGAGCGCATCAAGGACACGGCCGTATTGCGCCTGCGCAACAAGCTGTTGCCGCTGATGCATCTGAAGAAGCTGCTCAAGATCGATGACGGCTCTTCCTCCGACCCGGAAAACGGCTTTATCGTCGTGACCCAGGTCGGCAGCCAGACCTTCGGCATCGTGGTCGACGGCGTGTTCCACACCGAGGAAATCGTGGTCAAGCCGATGTCGACCAAGCTGCGTCACATCGACATGTTCTCCGGCAATACCATTCTGGGCGACGGCGCGGTGATCATGATCATCGACCCCAACGGCATTGCGAAGGCGCTTGGCGCCGCCGGTAACGCCGCCCATGAGATCGCCGATGAGAACGCCGCCCATCGCGCCGCCACCGCCGAACAGCTCACCTCGCTGCTGGTGTTCCGCGCCGGCTCCGATCAGCCGAAGGCGGTGCCGCTCGGCCTCGTCACGCGACTCGAAGAAATCGCCGCCGACAAGATCGAGCTCTCCAACGGCCGCTCGATGGTGCAGTATCGCGATCAACTGATGCCGCTCGTGCAGATGAGCGGCGTCAACGTCCGCTCTTCCGGTTCGCAGCCGATCCTGGTGTTTGCCGACGACGGCCGCTCGATGGGGCTCGTCGTCGACGAGATCATCGATATCGTCGAGGAACGCCTCAACATCGAGGTAGCCGGATCGAGCGAGGGCATTCTCGGCTCTGCCGTGATCAAGGGACAGGCAACCGAAGTGATCGACGTCGGTCATTTCCTGCCGATGGCGTTTGCCGACTGGTTCTCGCGCAAGGAAATGCGCCCCTCTCAGTCCGCGCAATCGGTGCTCCTGGTCGACGACTCCGCGTTCTTCCGCAACATGCTGGCGCCGGTGCTGAAGGCCGCGGGCTACAAGGTTCGCACGGCTCCGAGCGCCCAGGAAGGCCTCGCGGCATTGCGCTCCGGCCAGTCCTTCGATGCGGTGCTGACCGACATCGAAATGCCCGACATGAACGGCTTCGAATTCGCCGAGACGATCCGCGCCGACTCGCATCTTGCGGCAATGCCGATCATCGCTCTGTCCTCGCTGGTTTCGCCGGCGGCGATCGAGCGCGGGCGTCAGGCCGGATTCCACGATTACGTTGCGAAGTTCGATCGTCCCGGACTGATCGCGGCCCTCAAGGAACAGACCGCCGAGATGAACCGGGAAGCGGCATAG
- the chpT gene encoding histidine phosphotransferase ChpT, which translates to MSGAPGPAPDALELAALLCSRVCHDLISPVGAIVNGLEVLDDNPKPEDREFALDLIRKSAKTASARLQFCRLAFGAAGSAGAQIDLGDAQNMARGHIEDGKTSIAWNLPRLLLPKNRVKLLLNMMVIAQQTIPRGGTLTVDPIGEGERMSFRVTASGLNARLPQNIADILGSGQIAASDAHSVQPYYTRLLAESCGLGVKLVAEGESVVVTAA; encoded by the coding sequence ATGTCTGGTGCCCCCGGTCCCGCTCCCGATGCCCTTGAACTGGCGGCGTTGCTGTGTTCGCGGGTCTGCCACGATCTCATCAGCCCGGTGGGCGCCATCGTCAACGGCCTCGAGGTGCTGGACGACAATCCCAAGCCCGAAGATCGCGAATTTGCGCTCGACCTGATCCGCAAGAGCGCGAAGACGGCGTCGGCCCGGCTGCAGTTCTGCCGCCTGGCGTTCGGCGCGGCCGGCTCGGCCGGGGCCCAGATCGATCTCGGCGACGCGCAGAACATGGCGCGCGGCCATATCGAGGACGGCAAGACCTCGATCGCCTGGAACCTGCCGCGGCTGCTGTTGCCGAAGAACCGCGTCAAGCTGCTCCTGAACATGATGGTGATCGCGCAGCAGACCATTCCGCGCGGCGGCACGCTCACGGTCGATCCGATCGGCGAGGGCGAGAGGATGAGTTTCCGCGTCACGGCAAGCGGGCTCAATGCGCGGCTGCCGCAGAATATTGCCGATATCCTGGGTTCGGGGCAGATCGCGGCGAGCGACGCCCATTCGGTGCAGCCGTATTATACGCGCCTGCTCGCCGAGTCCTGCGGGCTGGGCGTCAAGCTGGTGGCCGAGGGCGAATCGGTGGTGGTCACGGCGGCCTGA
- a CDS encoding protein-glutamate methylesterase/protein-glutamine glutaminase, with protein MSVALTSHSATSPVQPEPLRVMVVDDSVVIRGMISRWLGSEPDIVVAASLRTGLEAVNQVERINPDIAVLDIEMPELDGISALPQLLAKKRNLIVIMASTLTRRNAEISFKALSLGASDYIPKPESTRESSAAETFRHDLVQKIRHLGAKVRRSPTHAHAHAPAADRALRAPAITAPIARRNFSMQSPRVLLIGSSTGGPQALMSLVAEIGPVIDRFPVLITQHMPPTFTTILAEHLARASHRPAHEAIDGEVIKPGHIYLAPGGRHMRVTRQGAGAVIALDDGAPINFCKPAVDPLFSSAIEVWQGSIMALVLTGMGSDGTRGGKDIVAAGGSVIAQDEATSVVWGMPGAAAHAGICAAVLPLNQIAPKLVRLFSGDRS; from the coding sequence ATGAGTGTTGCGTTGACAAGTCATTCGGCTACGAGCCCGGTGCAGCCAGAACCGCTGCGGGTCATGGTTGTCGACGATTCCGTCGTCATCAGGGGCATGATCTCCCGCTGGCTGGGCTCCGAGCCTGATATCGTTGTCGCGGCATCGCTGCGCACCGGGCTCGAGGCTGTCAACCAGGTCGAGCGCATCAATCCCGACATCGCCGTCCTGGACATCGAGATGCCCGAGCTCGACGGCATTTCGGCGCTGCCGCAGCTGCTCGCCAAGAAGCGCAACCTGATCGTAATCATGGCCTCGACGCTGACCCGCCGTAACGCGGAGATCAGCTTCAAAGCGCTGTCGCTCGGCGCCTCGGATTATATCCCCAAGCCGGAAAGCACCCGCGAATCCTCGGCGGCCGAAACCTTCCGCCACGATCTGGTGCAGAAGATCCGCCACCTTGGCGCCAAGGTCCGCCGCTCGCCGACGCATGCTCATGCGCACGCGCCGGCCGCCGATCGTGCGCTTCGTGCGCCGGCGATAACGGCCCCGATCGCGCGGCGCAATTTCTCGATGCAAAGCCCCCGCGTGCTGCTGATCGGCTCGTCGACCGGCGGCCCGCAGGCGCTCATGAGCCTGGTGGCAGAGATCGGTCCGGTGATCGACCGCTTCCCGGTCTTGATCACGCAGCACATGCCGCCGACGTTCACGACCATCCTGGCCGAACATCTCGCGCGCGCCAGCCACCGGCCGGCGCATGAGGCGATCGACGGCGAAGTCATCAAGCCCGGCCACATCTATCTCGCGCCGGGCGGCCGCCACATGCGTGTGACGCGCCAGGGCGCAGGCGCGGTGATCGCGCTCGACGATGGCGCCCCCATCAATTTCTGCAAGCCGGCGGTCGATCCGCTGTTCAGCTCCGCGATCGAGGTCTGGCAGGGCTCCATCATGGCGCTGGTCCTCACCGGAATGGGGTCGGACGGCACGCGTGGCGGCAAGGACATCGTCGCCGCCGGCGGCAGCGTGATTGCACAAGACGAAGCTACAAGCGTGGTGTGGGGAATGCCCGGCGCGGCCGCGCACGCCGGCATTTGTGCGGCCGTGCTGCCGCTCAATCAGATCGCACCGAAACTGGTCAGGTTGTTCTCAGGAGATCGCTCGTGA